The Henckelia pumila isolate YLH828 chromosome 2, ASM3356847v2, whole genome shotgun sequence genome includes a window with the following:
- the LOC140884117 gene encoding probable 2-oxoglutarate-dependent dioxygenase SLC1: MSPMQHELSHEAEYQKGVKRLYENGIQHVPRKYILPETDRPNERSSRAELNLKLPEIDCAQLNGPNRGRVLASLSYACENYGFFQLTNHGIPEEIINNMSDMSKKFFELPFADREKYMSLDMRSPVRYGTSFNQIKDEVFCWRDFLKLVCDPQPDVLSHWPCAPIDLKESGVAYAKATKLLFLSLAQAILESLGIRNRDDDGMLKELENGSQILVMNCYPPCPEPELTVGMLPHSDYGFLTLLLQDEIRGLQIHHQDHWVTVEPLPGSFVVNVGDHLEIFSNGRYKSVLHRVLVNSYNYRISVASLHSLSFASTVQPSSALINESNPRRYRGTDFSGFLEFVKSRDSTKKNFIESIKLS, translated from the exons ATGTCTCCGATGCAACACGAGTTGTCACATGAAGCAGAGTACCAGAAAGGAGTGAAGCGCCTGTACGAGAACGGTATCCAGCATGTTCCCAGGAAGTACATTTTGCCCGAAACCGATCGCCCCAACGAAAGATCGAGCCGCGCCGAGCTTAACCTCAAACTGCCGGAGATCGACTGTGCCCAACTCAATGGTCCTAACCGGGGCCGAGTCCTGGCCTCCCTCTCATATGCTTGCGAAAACTACGGGTTTTTCCAG CTGACGAATCACGGCATCCCCGAAGAGATAATAAACAATATGTCGGACATGAGCAAGAAGTTTTTCGAGTTGCCCTTCGCCGACAGGGAGAAATACATGTCGTTGGATATGAGGTCTCCGGTCCGGTACGGGACGAGCTTCAATCAGATAAAGGACGAAGTGTTTTGCTGGAGGGACTTCCTCAAATTAGTTTGTGATCCTCAACCAGACGTCCTCTCCCATTGGCCATGTGCTCCAATTGACTTGAA GGAATCGGGTGTTGCTTACGCTAAAGCCACCAAGTTGTTGTTTTTATCACTCGCACAAGCAATCCTAGAAAGCCTTGGGATAAGAAACAGAGACGATGATGGGATGCTAAAAGAATTGGAAAATGGCAGCCAAATATTGGTTATGAACTGCTATCCGCCATGCCCCGAACCCGAACTGACCGTGGGCATGCTGCCACATTCGGACTACGGATTCCTAACGCTTCTGCTCCAGGATGAGATCCGGGGATTGCAAATACACCACCAAGATCATTGGGTCACTGTCGAACCCCTTCCCGGATCCTTTGTTGTTAATGTTGGAGACCACCTCGAG ATATTCAGCAATGGACGATACAAGAGTGTTCTCCATAGAGTTCTGGTGAATTCTTATAACTATAGGATATCGGTGGCCTCGTTACATAGCCTCTCGTTCGCGAGTACGGTCCAGCCATCTTCTGCTCTTATCAACGAGTCGAATCCAAGGCGTTACAGAGGCACTGATTTTTCGGGTTTTCTCGAGTTCGTGAAATCTCGTGACTCCACGAAGAAGAATTTTATTGAGTCGATAAAATTGTCATAG